In the bacterium genome, one interval contains:
- a CDS encoding shikimate kinase → MEYKDNKNHIFLTGFMAAGKTSVGKILAQKLSMPFLDADYMIEKRAGMSVSDIFEKQGENAFRTMEMDFIRRVLSFEPSVIALGGGAFLSSENRKLILETGITIALSWPEDILLGRISSGHGRPLLKGLNKKAMSEKISSLLQEREKIYRKADIYLYFSEPVKQEHIAEIIIQYLKEPEWKR, encoded by the coding sequence TTGGAATATAAAGACAACAAAAATCATATATTTTTAACCGGATTTATGGCAGCAGGGAAAACAAGTGTCGGAAAAATCCTTGCTCAAAAACTATCCATGCCTTTTCTTGATGCTGATTATATGATTGAGAAAAGAGCCGGAATGTCTGTATCTGACATTTTTGAAAAACAGGGCGAAAATGCATTCAGGACTATGGAAATGGACTTTATACGCAGAGTCTTGTCTTTTGAGCCGAGTGTTATTGCTCTCGGAGGCGGTGCATTTCTATCCTCTGAGAACCGGAAGCTGATTTTAGAAACAGGCATAACAATTGCTCTTTCATGGCCTGAAGATATTCTGCTTGGCAGAATCAGCAGCGGACATGGCAGGCCGTTATTAAAAGGCCTGAACAAAAAAGCAATGTCTGAAAAAATCTCGTCTCTTCTTCAAGAGAGAGAAAAAATTTACAGAAAAGCTGATATTTATCTTTATTTTTCCGAACCTGTCAAACAGGAACATATTGCAGAAATAATCATTCAATATCTAAAGGAACCTGAGTGGAAAAGATAA